Proteins encoded by one window of Anopheles maculipalpis chromosome 2RL, idAnoMacuDA_375_x, whole genome shotgun sequence:
- the LOC126556721 gene encoding serine-rich adhesin for platelets isoform X12, giving the protein MTSILTAPGKYRSRKDYSTGSIPTLVSLDEESSLSTTTTTSVCSDTVLLHGLRTANTSSTSSTNGSNGSGSSSSSNNNSNAMNIKNGLSTKPPRRSSLGLALLGGGSRSSSNGAEKSNKRRSSIAVVFLGGGRKDSKTSGTSASNGTSNGHHHTHNGHSISTIPEKYIKTGESDIENDAPNTDTFVMLGESGANGSHHQDPYGAGGAPGYDKKRRRSSSWQTKLERRRRKGMMASLDGSDTMQQDSASFSSFGSMHGLDSSPYGAGPTGKYGREKRHSWWNIFVPDNLKQRTRRASQDVILSKSSDTLSSPPYRRSKSRSVDHGLAAPFDLDSLRSKVEGRFESIDRLSKDGEKKRSMPTIPTITYTVKDRDTLTSVAARFDTTPSELTQLNRLASSFIYSGQQLLVPDKNAKANADGESDTSTERSSNSPTDGRRKGSQEDLCQDEKDLLEGLRPGSPKPGHIERVASPNTQSGGSAGGGGGGGGGTTGNAAAGGDEDDPVTIQRFLKINVRHITDGQGVVGGVLLVTPNAVMFDPNVSDPLVIEHGPESYGVIAPMEFIVNAAIFNDIAHMRVQGAAGGNETAEKAEIYHPVPVEKPCSRCDTHSPGKDSLLVKDETFPELGVGSVEGCDDQESICSSNERDGDAFPKAFERDLVTPNNLQRLHGDSTESGGSSVEPKAPSTEPPLFLSYDRDSSQSHTPNSLDHSTGASSEQQKQAGDKTDQTKTNNILEDPTMRSLEERRRSLLDQHWAIPSKDRLKCYCDQSSSRRSLDDEEAASTGSGTTAASSSTAGASSIGAIPSAGGHHVPIPPIAEVAAGGDGQLVKQSCHDSGIDIRDPAHGSSLTAGSGTTGGSGSSAASSVASIPIVAPIATKKVYSDADIVLSADWVPPLTIAPTHLHDSSPRSSSSLASSHQSTLSTLTSDVGGRKKTSSVSFSVDEHDPHGAAGPAGSGSLDKGGETKKNKMLKRLSYPLAWVEGLTGEGGNSSHKSDSIESAPNTGDSNQSVFSKVFSSSPITLVSELGGNLFLSKTPSEDSGGSPVPPLTPHEAQAGGPVTAGRSSIGTFIRQHPSEGSANKQKPAPPKLDYRSMVSIDDMPTLFVSFDMKAPLFPQLEKLELIPRPARACPDPPMYLRLRMGRKIGKNTPLPTTVMSYGKNKLRPEYWFSIPKNKVDELYRFLNAWVQHLYGELDEAAIKERGFELIQMDTEWTAKTGSPSKDGRSASEGEISEYTRESWELLKAPFVKTYNIIKSQTGSNDLDGCEVLSMSTDDYRKATLFASGSFDQDFQIPDLVGQTEILSEEHREKLCAHLPARAEGYSWSLVFSTSQHGFSLNSLYRKMHKLESPILIVIEDTDHNVFGALTSCSLHVSDHFYGTGESLLYKFNPHFKVFHWSGENLYFIKGNPESLAIGAGDGKFGLWLDGDLNQGRSQHCSTYSNEPLAPQEDFVIKTLECWAFV; this is encoded by the exons ATGACCAGCATATTAACCGCGCCGGGCAAGTACCGTTCGCGGAAGGACTATAGCACCGGCTCGATCCCGACCTTAGTATCACTGGACGAAGAATCTAGTCTctcgacaacaacaacgacctCGGTTTGCAGCGATACCGTGTTACTTCATGGCTTACGCACGGCCAACACTTCCAGTACTAGCTCCACAAATGGTAGCAACggtagcggcagcagcagtagcagcaacaacaacagcaacgctATGAACATAAAAAATGGACTCTCCACAAAGCCCCCAAGGCGCAGTTCGCTAGGTTTGGCCCTGCTCGGCGGTGGATCGCGCAGCAGCTCCAATggagcagaaaaaagcaacaaacggCGAAGCTCGATCGCGGTCGTTTTTCTTGGCGGTGGTCGTAAAGACTCCAAAACGTCCGGCACATCCGCGTCCAACGGTACGAGCAATGGTCACCACCACACTCACAATGGTCACTCGATCAGTACCATTCCGGAAAAGTACATCAAAACGGGTGAGTCGGACATCGAGAACGATGCACCCAATACGGACACCTTCGTGATGTTGGGTGAATCCGGTGCGAATGGATCGCACCATCAGGACCCGTACGGTGCTGGCGGTGCACCAGGATACGACAAGAAGCGCCGACGGTCATCGTCGTGGCAAACAAAACTCGAACGACGACGCCGCAAGGGCATGATGGCCTCGCTGGATGGCAGTGACACCATGCAGCAGGACTCGGCTAGTTTTAGCAGCTTCGGATCGATGCACGGTCTCGATTCGTCACCGTATGGAGCGGGACCAACGGGCAAATATGGGCGCGAAAAGCGTCACTCTTGGTGGAACATCTTCGTGCCGGATAATCTTAAGCAAAG GACTCGTAGAGCTAGTCAAGATGTGATACTGTCCAAGAGCTCCGACACGCTCAGTAGCCCACCATATCGAAG GAGCAAATCCAGAAGTGTCGATCATGGACTAGCCGCACCGTTCGATCTAGACTCGCTGCGCTCGAAGGTTGAGGGCAGATTCGAAAGCATCGACCGACTATCAAAAG ATGGCGAAAAGAAGCGATCGATGCCTACGATACCCACAATTACGTACACAGTAAAGGATCGGGACACGCTGACATCCGTGGCCGCTCGCTTCGATACGACACCGTCAGAATTGACCCAGCTCAATCGTTTGGCCAGCTCGTTCATCTACTCTGGTCAGCAGTTGCTCGTTCCGGATAAAAATGCCAAAGCGAACGCGGACGGTGAATCCGACACGAGCACGGAACGTTCCTCCAACAGTCCCACCGATGGCCGTCGTAAGGGTTCGCAGGAAGATTTGTGCCAGGACGAAAAAG atttGCTGGAAGGATTGCGTCCGGGATCACCGAAACCCGGTCACATCGAGCGTGTTGCATCACCGAACACACAGAGTGGTGGCAGcgctggaggtggtggtggtggaggaggcggTACGACCGGTAATGCAGCTGCAGGTGGAGATGAGGATGATCCCGTCACTATACAGCGTTTCTTGAAGATCAACGTGCGGCACATCACCGATGGCCAGGGAGTGGTCGGTGGCGTACTGCTCGTCACACCCAACGCCGTTATGTTTGATCCGAATGTATCGGATCCACTAGTCATCGAGCACGGCCCGGAAAGTTACGGTGTCATTGCACCGATGGAGTTTATCGTGAATGCGGCCATATTCAACGATATCGCACACATGCGCGTGCAGGGTGCGGCTGGTGGTAATGAGACGGCCGAGAAGGCGGAAATCTATCACCCGGTACCGGTGGAGAAACCATGCTCACGCTGTGACACACATTCCCCCGGCAAGGATTCGCTGCTGGTAAAGGACGAAACATTCCCGGAGCTGGGCGTTGGTTCGGTGGAGGGATGCGACGATCAGGAATCGATCTGCTCGAGCAACGAACGGGACGGTGACGCTTTTCCGAAGGCGTTCGAGCGCGATCTCGTGACACCGAACAATCTGCAGCGTTTGCACGGTGATTCGACGGAAAGTGGCGGTAGCTCGGTAGAACCGAAAGCACCCTCAACCGAGCCGCCACTGTTTCTGTCGTACGACCGTGACTCGTCGCAGTCGCACACGCCCAATTCGCTCGACCACAGTACCGGTGCGTCAAgtgagcagcagaagcaggcAGGTGATAAGACTGACCAAACCAAGACCAACAATATCTTAGAGGATCCCACCATGCGCTCCCTGGAGGAGCGACGGAGAAGTCTGCTGGACCAGCACTGGGCAATCCCCAGCAAGGACAG ATTAAAATGTTATTGCGATCAATCATCATCTCGAAGATCTCTGGACGACGAAGAGGCCGCCAGTACGGGAAGTGGCACAACGGCTGCATCTTCCTCGACAGCCGGTGCTAGCTCGATCGGGGCTATCCCAAGCGCAGGAGGACATCATGTACCGATTCCTCCGATTGCTGaagttgctgctggtggtgatggacAGCTGGTAAAGCAATCGTGTCACGATTCAGGCATCGACATCCGTGATCCGGCCCACGGTTCATCGTTAACTGCAGGCAGTGGAACTACCGGCGGCAGTGGTAGCAGTGCGGCCAGTTCTGTCGCTAGCATACCAATTGTGGCACCGATTGCAACGAAAAAAGTGTATAGCGATGCGGACATTGTACTGAGCGCTGATTGGGTACCGCCGCTAACTATTGCACCCACCCATCTGCACGATAGTTCACCGCGAAGCAGTAGCTCGCTAGCATCCTCACACCAGAGCACCCTGTCCACGTTGACGTCTGATGTGGGCGGACGGAAGAAAACGTCCAGCGTAAGCTTCAGCGTAGATGAGCACGATCCTCACGGTGCTGCCGGTCCGGCCGGTTCCGGATCGCTTGACAAGGGTGGCGAAACAAAGAAGAACAAG ATGCTGAAACGATTGTCTTACCCGCTGGCTTGGGTTGAAGGATTAACCGGCGAAGGAGGCAACAGTAGCCACAAGTCGGATTCGATTGAATCAGCACCCAACACAGGCGACTCTAACCAGAGCGTCTTTTCAAAAGTATTTTCTAG ctcacCCATCACATTGGTTTCGGAGCTGggtggaaatttgtttttgtccaaGACGCCATCGGAAGACTCCGGCGGCTCACCTGTTCCGCCACTGACACCGCACGAAGCGCAAGCAGGGGGGCCGGTAACGGCCGG ACGATCATCCATCGGCACATTTATTCGCCAGCATCCCTCTGAGGGCAGTGCGAACAAGCAGAAGCCTGCACCACCAAAGCTGGATTACCGTTCAATGGTGTCCATCGACGATATGCCAACATTGTTTGTCAGCTTCGATA TGAAGGCCCCATTGTTTCCTCAGCTTGAGAAACTTG AACTTATCCCACGACCGGCCCGAGCGTGCCCGGACCCACCGATGTATCTTCGGTTGCGCATGGGACGTAAGATCGGCAAGAACACCCCACTTCCGACGACGGTGATGTCCTACGGCAAGAACAAGCTGCGTCCTGAGTATTGGTTTAGCATTCCAAAAAATAA GGTTGATGAGTTGTATCGCTTTTTAAATGCCTGGGTGCAACATCTATATGGCGAGCTGGATGAAGCAGCAATCAAAGAGCGTGGCTTTGAGCTCATTCAGATGGATACCGAGTGGACGGCGAAAACTGGCAGCCCGTCGAAG GACGGTCGTTCTGCCAGTGAAGGCGAAATCTCCGAGTACACGCGCGAATCATGGGAG CTGCTAAAGGCACCGTTTGTTAAAACCTACAACATAATCAAAAGTCAAACTGGATCAAACGATTTGGACGGTTGTGAG GTTCTGTCTATGAGCACAGATGACTACAGAAAAGCGACCCTGTTTGCGTCTGGTTCGTTCGATCAGGACTTCCAGATTCCGGACCTCGTTGGTCAAACAGAGATCCTCAGCGAGGAGCATAG AGAAAAGCTCTGCGCTCATCTGCCGGCCCGTGCCGAAGGATACTCCTGGTCACTCGTGTTCAGCACCTCACAGCACGGTTTTTCGCTGAACTCTCTCTACCGAAAGATGCACAAGCTAGAGAGTCCCATACTGATCGTGATAGAAGATACGGACCACAAT GTGTTCGGTGCGCTTACATCCTGCTCACTGCATGTGTCCGACCATTTCTACGGCACAGGCGAATCGCTGCTGTATAAATTTAATCCACACTTCAAGGTGTTCCATTGGAGCGGCGAGAATCTGTATTTCATCAAGGGTAACCCGGAAAGCTTGGCGATCGGTGCCGGAGA CGGAAAATTCGGACTATGGTTAGATGGAGATTTAAACCAGGGTCGATCGCAGCACTGCAGCACATACTCGAACGAACCGCTGGCACCGCAGGAAGATTTCGTCATCAAAACGCTCGAATGCTGGGCTTTCGTTTAA
- the LOC126556721 gene encoding oxidation resistance protein 1 isoform X7: protein MEKPKKIKNHLSKFKEHYWTRRASQDVILSKSSDTLSSPPYRRSKSRSVDHGLAAPFDLDSLRSKVEGRFESIDRLSKDGEKKRSMPTIPTITYTVKDRDTLTSVAARFDTTPSELTQLNRLASSFIYSGQQLLVPDKNAKANADGESDTSTERSSNSPTDGRRKGSQEDLCQDEKDLLEGLRPGSPKPGHIERVASPNTQSGGSAGGGGGGGGGTTGNAAAGGDEDDPVTIQRFLKINVRHITDGQGVVGGVLLVTPNAVMFDPNVSDPLVIEHGPESYGVIAPMEFIVNAAIFNDIAHMRVQGAAGGNETAEKAEIYHPVPVEKPCSRCDTHSPGKDSLLVKDETFPELGVGSVEGCDDQESICSSNERDGDAFPKAFERDLVTPNNLQRLHGDSTESGGSSVEPKAPSTEPPLFLSYDRDSSQSHTPNSLDHSTGASSEQQKQAGDKTDQTKTNNILEDPTMRSLEERRRSLLDQHWAIPSKDRLKCYCDQSSSRRSLDDEEAASTGSGTTAASSSTAGASSIGAIPSAGGHHVPIPPIAEVAAGGDGQLVKQSCHDSGIDIRDPAHGSSLTAGSGTTGGSGSSAASSVASIPIVAPIATKKVYSDADIVLSADWVPPLTIAPTHLHDSSPRSSSSLASSHQSTLSTLTSDVGGRKKTSSVSFSVDEHDPHGAAGPAGSGSLDKGGETKKNKMLKRLSYPLAWVEGLTGEGGNSSHKSDSIESAPNTGDSNQSVFSKVFSRRSSIGTFIRQHPSEGSANKQKPAPPKLDYRSMVSIDDMPTLFVSFDMKAPLFPQLEKLELIPRPARACPDPPMYLRLRMGRKIGKNTPLPTTVMSYGKNKLRPEYWFSIPKNKVDELYRFLNAWVQHLYGELDEAAIKERGFELIQMDTEWTAKTGSPSKDGRSASEGEISEYTRESWELLKAPFVKTYNIIKSQTGSNDLDGCEVLSMSTDDYRKATLFASGSFDQDFQIPDLVGQTEILSEEHREKLCAHLPARAEGYSWSLVFSTSQHGFSLNSLYRKMHKLESPILIVIEDTDHNVFGALTSCSLHVSDHFYGTGESLLYKFNPHFKVFHWSGENLYFIKGNPESLAIGAGDGKFGLWLDGDLNQGRSQHCSTYSNEPLAPQEDFVIKTLECWAFV, encoded by the exons ATGGAAAAGCCAAAGAAGATTAAAAATCACTTATCTAAATTTAAGGAGCACTACTG GACTCGTAGAGCTAGTCAAGATGTGATACTGTCCAAGAGCTCCGACACGCTCAGTAGCCCACCATATCGAAG GAGCAAATCCAGAAGTGTCGATCATGGACTAGCCGCACCGTTCGATCTAGACTCGCTGCGCTCGAAGGTTGAGGGCAGATTCGAAAGCATCGACCGACTATCAAAAG ATGGCGAAAAGAAGCGATCGATGCCTACGATACCCACAATTACGTACACAGTAAAGGATCGGGACACGCTGACATCCGTGGCCGCTCGCTTCGATACGACACCGTCAGAATTGACCCAGCTCAATCGTTTGGCCAGCTCGTTCATCTACTCTGGTCAGCAGTTGCTCGTTCCGGATAAAAATGCCAAAGCGAACGCGGACGGTGAATCCGACACGAGCACGGAACGTTCCTCCAACAGTCCCACCGATGGCCGTCGTAAGGGTTCGCAGGAAGATTTGTGCCAGGACGAAAAAG atttGCTGGAAGGATTGCGTCCGGGATCACCGAAACCCGGTCACATCGAGCGTGTTGCATCACCGAACACACAGAGTGGTGGCAGcgctggaggtggtggtggtggaggaggcggTACGACCGGTAATGCAGCTGCAGGTGGAGATGAGGATGATCCCGTCACTATACAGCGTTTCTTGAAGATCAACGTGCGGCACATCACCGATGGCCAGGGAGTGGTCGGTGGCGTACTGCTCGTCACACCCAACGCCGTTATGTTTGATCCGAATGTATCGGATCCACTAGTCATCGAGCACGGCCCGGAAAGTTACGGTGTCATTGCACCGATGGAGTTTATCGTGAATGCGGCCATATTCAACGATATCGCACACATGCGCGTGCAGGGTGCGGCTGGTGGTAATGAGACGGCCGAGAAGGCGGAAATCTATCACCCGGTACCGGTGGAGAAACCATGCTCACGCTGTGACACACATTCCCCCGGCAAGGATTCGCTGCTGGTAAAGGACGAAACATTCCCGGAGCTGGGCGTTGGTTCGGTGGAGGGATGCGACGATCAGGAATCGATCTGCTCGAGCAACGAACGGGACGGTGACGCTTTTCCGAAGGCGTTCGAGCGCGATCTCGTGACACCGAACAATCTGCAGCGTTTGCACGGTGATTCGACGGAAAGTGGCGGTAGCTCGGTAGAACCGAAAGCACCCTCAACCGAGCCGCCACTGTTTCTGTCGTACGACCGTGACTCGTCGCAGTCGCACACGCCCAATTCGCTCGACCACAGTACCGGTGCGTCAAgtgagcagcagaagcaggcAGGTGATAAGACTGACCAAACCAAGACCAACAATATCTTAGAGGATCCCACCATGCGCTCCCTGGAGGAGCGACGGAGAAGTCTGCTGGACCAGCACTGGGCAATCCCCAGCAAGGACAG ATTAAAATGTTATTGCGATCAATCATCATCTCGAAGATCTCTGGACGACGAAGAGGCCGCCAGTACGGGAAGTGGCACAACGGCTGCATCTTCCTCGACAGCCGGTGCTAGCTCGATCGGGGCTATCCCAAGCGCAGGAGGACATCATGTACCGATTCCTCCGATTGCTGaagttgctgctggtggtgatggacAGCTGGTAAAGCAATCGTGTCACGATTCAGGCATCGACATCCGTGATCCGGCCCACGGTTCATCGTTAACTGCAGGCAGTGGAACTACCGGCGGCAGTGGTAGCAGTGCGGCCAGTTCTGTCGCTAGCATACCAATTGTGGCACCGATTGCAACGAAAAAAGTGTATAGCGATGCGGACATTGTACTGAGCGCTGATTGGGTACCGCCGCTAACTATTGCACCCACCCATCTGCACGATAGTTCACCGCGAAGCAGTAGCTCGCTAGCATCCTCACACCAGAGCACCCTGTCCACGTTGACGTCTGATGTGGGCGGACGGAAGAAAACGTCCAGCGTAAGCTTCAGCGTAGATGAGCACGATCCTCACGGTGCTGCCGGTCCGGCCGGTTCCGGATCGCTTGACAAGGGTGGCGAAACAAAGAAGAACAAG ATGCTGAAACGATTGTCTTACCCGCTGGCTTGGGTTGAAGGATTAACCGGCGAAGGAGGCAACAGTAGCCACAAGTCGGATTCGATTGAATCAGCACCCAACACAGGCGACTCTAACCAGAGCGTCTTTTCAAAAGTATTTTCTAG ACGATCATCCATCGGCACATTTATTCGCCAGCATCCCTCTGAGGGCAGTGCGAACAAGCAGAAGCCTGCACCACCAAAGCTGGATTACCGTTCAATGGTGTCCATCGACGATATGCCAACATTGTTTGTCAGCTTCGATA TGAAGGCCCCATTGTTTCCTCAGCTTGAGAAACTTG AACTTATCCCACGACCGGCCCGAGCGTGCCCGGACCCACCGATGTATCTTCGGTTGCGCATGGGACGTAAGATCGGCAAGAACACCCCACTTCCGACGACGGTGATGTCCTACGGCAAGAACAAGCTGCGTCCTGAGTATTGGTTTAGCATTCCAAAAAATAA GGTTGATGAGTTGTATCGCTTTTTAAATGCCTGGGTGCAACATCTATATGGCGAGCTGGATGAAGCAGCAATCAAAGAGCGTGGCTTTGAGCTCATTCAGATGGATACCGAGTGGACGGCGAAAACTGGCAGCCCGTCGAAG GACGGTCGTTCTGCCAGTGAAGGCGAAATCTCCGAGTACACGCGCGAATCATGGGAG CTGCTAAAGGCACCGTTTGTTAAAACCTACAACATAATCAAAAGTCAAACTGGATCAAACGATTTGGACGGTTGTGAG GTTCTGTCTATGAGCACAGATGACTACAGAAAAGCGACCCTGTTTGCGTCTGGTTCGTTCGATCAGGACTTCCAGATTCCGGACCTCGTTGGTCAAACAGAGATCCTCAGCGAGGAGCATAG AGAAAAGCTCTGCGCTCATCTGCCGGCCCGTGCCGAAGGATACTCCTGGTCACTCGTGTTCAGCACCTCACAGCACGGTTTTTCGCTGAACTCTCTCTACCGAAAGATGCACAAGCTAGAGAGTCCCATACTGATCGTGATAGAAGATACGGACCACAAT GTGTTCGGTGCGCTTACATCCTGCTCACTGCATGTGTCCGACCATTTCTACGGCACAGGCGAATCGCTGCTGTATAAATTTAATCCACACTTCAAGGTGTTCCATTGGAGCGGCGAGAATCTGTATTTCATCAAGGGTAACCCGGAAAGCTTGGCGATCGGTGCCGGAGA CGGAAAATTCGGACTATGGTTAGATGGAGATTTAAACCAGGGTCGATCGCAGCACTGCAGCACATACTCGAACGAACCGCTGGCACCGCAGGAAGATTTCGTCATCAAAACGCTCGAATGCTGGGCTTTCGTTTAA